The segment TCAGAAGTTGCTGGTACTTAGAGTGTGAGTTGAACGactgttttaaaaatagatgcataataaaacaattttcatcattAACAGTTGCTGTGGTGCTGGAACAGCAGCAGATACAGAAATGACCACTCAAATGATTTCCTCTCAGTTGGAGCTTCACAGACTGAACACAGGACGAAAACCACGGGTGTGCACAGCTAACAGACTCCTTAAGCAGATGTTATTTAGGTACGAATGAAGCACGATCGTTTCATACGATGTATTTTAGACTCGTAGGTATATAAAGAACTTGGTACATTTTTCATTACAGTACTCATTCCTCACACTTTGAACCCATAAACAAAGAAATTAAATCACTGATCATGTTAAAAATTACTTCTGAAGTAGAGATAGAATCAGATTGTAATATAGAAATAAAGTGTTGAAAGAGCTTTATTAGGTGGGGCTTTTTTTTGGCTCTGCTTTTAGGTACCAGGGCTACATCAGTGCAGCATTGGTCCTTGGTGGTGTTGACTCGACTGGTCCTCAtctatacagtgtatatccTCATGGATCCACCGACAAACTTCCTTATGTGACTATGGGTAAGTAGTACGTCGAAAGCTATACTTTTACCAAAATGATTTTAATGATGTTATGTCCACCTATGCATGTAATTTCATTTGTCACAAAATATTTAGGTCAAATTttgttgtttgaaattttggttGATTTTATTTGTGAACTGTTGAAATTAACATCCTTTGTTTTACTGTTTGGTCATACTATCTTCTGTATTTATAGGTTCGGGGTCTTTAGCAGCAATGGCAGTTTTTGAGAGAGGATTCAAGCCAAACATGGAGGTAAATTGTTGTTATATAGCCAAACAATATTTAGTGTTTGTTAAagacttgggggggggggggggggggggggtcctatgACTGAAGGATGGTTTAGTGGATTTCCCCATCAAGAGTTCCATTGTGAAGTGGTAAAAGGGGTGGATGGATGTGAACTGAAACACTTGATAAACCACTGCATAGTGGAGAGCATAAATGCTGCTAGGACATCTTTTGTTACAGTTATACCAGTGTAATGATTTACTtatgcagatttttttttccatgtaaatatttaacagAAAGAGGAGGCAAAAAAACTTGTAAGAGATGCAATAGCTGCTGGTATATTTAATGATCTGGGATCAGGAAGTAATGTAGATGTCTGTGTCATCACTAAAGACAAAGTGGAATACCTGAGACCTTACGATGAGGCTAATCTCAAAGGACAAAGGTAAAGTCATTATCCTTCATATTCATCTCCAATGATGTGAACTAAATCTTTAACAGTGAAGTGCATGTTCATATTATTAGTTTAATTCTTGTTCTACCACTACTCTTTTATAAATGTTCTGTTGAtgataacattttatttgatcACCTTGGTTACTCGGGCGATCTTTTGCCATTGATCAGCATCTGTCACTACACATCATCTGTCAGGCATTAACAATGGAACATTTTAACTcattcttgataactacccttccaattcttttcaaatttggaatgaagcatctttgagacAACAATTGTAATTTTGGGGACTCCTGCACCCACAAGGCCTTGgggatggggcaaaaactgttaCATGAATTGActtattttagaaatattttctctACAGACATCTgttaaagaaaaactaaatgcagatagtcatgtagagcaggaaggcttcaacgaaaatcataaatttcataatccctggGGCAGAGGTTTTGACTGCATATTTTTTTACCCGTTTAAAATAAGCCTAACTTGGCATAGTGTTAAAATATACTtgtataaaacatttagatacCATCTTCTTAAATGTTATTGAAACATGTGAATggatcacaggggctaagcccgttttgggcccgaactctgtgataccataaatatagaaaggggtctaactctgacacagataaaaaactaaccactcgcttcaaatgcctaaaaaatcttaaactaggtaagctttgcgtaatttgtcgttttccttgcatagattaatgttttaactacttgcatgccaaatttcaagtcactggttcttaaaataacaaagatatacgtcatcgttctctcgattactaggacatttaccggtccaggtcatggagtcgtttctcgcctatgacagcagcgaaattcagaccagtatggaagatttcggacctgtcaattaaaatttcacatcaattatacgctacttacttcctcatattttgataatgttcttcgtgtagacgttacacgacttatttttccttaGCAGCAtaaactgttgacaagatctgccattttaatgaatacactaaatacccgaaatgtctaaaactttaaagaaggggggagtgggtaataataatctaaatgaaatagaataaacaaaaacaaaaaattaaaaaagcaaagaaataatgttcaatttccttctctaagtgcaatatcacaagaataatgttttgatcagttttaaggtatttgagattttacgtctatcgggtatttagtgtattcattaaaatggcaggtcttgtcaacagttgatgctgctaaggaaaaataagtcgtgtaacgtctacacgaagaacattattaaaatatgaggaagtaagtagcgtataattgatgttaaatttaattgacaggtccgaaatcttccatactagtctgaatttcgctgctgtcataggcgagaaacgactccgtgacctggaccggtaaatgtcctagtaaaaataaacaagtgaaatcgagagaacgatgacgtatatctttgttattttaagaaccagtgacttgaaatttggcatgcaagtagttaaaacattaatctatgcaaggaaaacgacaaattacgcatagcttacctagtttaagattttttaggcatttgaagcgagtggttagttttttatctgtgtcagagtagacccctttctatatttatggtatcacagaaaCTAAATGTGGTTTGTGTAATTTGTTGGTCTTGCATAGATAAATTAAATAGGTTGATCCCTTTCGATATTGTATCACAGAGTTCAGatatttagatatttagaaggatcGGATAGCCCTGATTTCATGATGgcagggtaggggttttggtaccaggatggggccaaaatggtcctAGTGACTGTCtctcatttgaaagacttttaTCATTTTGATGATACTAGTTATATAAATCCTAAATACATATTAACaaaaagcagaaagggatgtaccaaaaCTTGAGATTTCACAATCCCAAGGTTCTGACTttagggtgggtccaaaatagtcatgtAGTGCAACATGTAATATaccgtataagcagaattttttgGCGAGGATttgattttggcattattagcgaaAGTGATGAGGTCGCTAAAATTGGATATAGCCAACTATTTACTCCATATCGGAGGTAATAGCTATCTTCCTTGAAATTTTAAAGTAgctaaatttgtgtcttgctaaaaataccacttatacgttatacatatataatatgtatgtatTTAGTCTTTCATCAATCTAGGCATTTTCAGGGCagttgtgttttaagaacatcttgttttatactgctactggatattagaatttagcttagatatgcaaaacaggaaaattattattcatACACActggggctaagcccgttttgggcccgaactctgtgataccataaatatagaaaggggtccgactcacataaaaaaaactacccactcgcttcaaattcctaaaaaaaaaaatcagaaactaaATGTGGTTTGTGTAATTTGTTGGTCTTGCATAGATAAATTAAATAGGTTGATCCCTTTCGATATTGTATCAGAGTTCAGGCCCAAAATGGGCTTAGTCcctgtgtacatacatgtacatttgtccATGTCCTTGAAGCTAGTGATATTTTTCAGCCACCTGTGGGCCTTGTTTGACTTATGGTGAAATTGAAATGAGTTTTTTGGGCATCTTTCTTTCAGACAAGGATCATATAGATACAAGAAGGGAACAACTGCAGTTCTCAAGACAGAGGTGAAGAAAATTCCTTTTGACGTTGTAAAGACAACGGTAAAGGCTGAACCTATGGAAACAGTctaatatcatataaaatggACATTTGTGCGTTGAATAAAGCCTCGGAGTGCTTTTGTAATATGTACTTCTTTTGTCACTTTACGTTTAATAAATATTCTCATCTCATGATCGAagttattatttatatttgtcaTGCTTAGAGGTTACttatactcctcctaggcacctgatcccacctctggtatatccaggggtccgtgtttgtctgatcccacctctggtatatccaggggtccgtgtttgcccaactctctattttgtattgtttataggagttatgagatcgatcactgttcgttatcttcacctttcatcgaacTATGTATTCTTAGCTAGACAAGAGAGCTGGTGAACATCATGcacaatttatttattatatatgcTATCAAAATTTTAGTATATATATGCCCTGCATGCAgtaaaaatttcatacaaaagaATATgatatagaaagaaaaaaaaattctaaaatggcATATCACAGACTGAAAATTGCCCTGATGATAAAATGTTTGCATCACAGCTTGCAAAGCTTGCTGTCAAAACGGATGACTTGTTCCTCCAATGGTTTATCTTTCTTCCACACTGAGGGAATGATAAGCACTTCTGGACCCCTCTTTGGTCTCCAGATCAAAACTTGAGCACTATTTGCATTTGGAGGCATCAAAGCACAACGTGGTATTGGAATTTTGTTTTCCAGCACATCAGGTTGTTTTGGAATGGGGTTACTGATCAACTTGGCTCTTTGACCCTGGGGCTTGGTGGGATCTACAGCTATTTCTAAGAACATATTCCAACGCACTGTCTTCAGAATGTATGCCTTGTGATCAGACATATTCCAGGCTACCAGCCAGACATAAAATGTCTGATTTCTGCAAATATGAGTGAGATTGGGTACAGTTTGGTTGCGATTGGCAGGGTTTCTCCATGTGACATGAGGATGGAAGTTGTCATTCATGGCAATGGTAGCTGACTGGTACATCTTGCATGGTCCTTCGAAGATGACGGTCTCATTACGAGATCCATACCAAGGATAATGATGACCATCACAATCGCTTATCATTGACTGCTGACCACTAGTCAGTTCTGGAAACTCCCAGCTTGTGCTGAAAGgagaatattacatgtattaaatgcCTTCATGGTATAACCCAACTCCATTTTAACTTTCAGTAAATGGTGGTTTAACAAATTATTTGATAGATGGAATGAAGAACAATTGGAacttttacaatttttattaaTGCCTAgctgaatatatacatgtattatgttttACATCTACTGAACATCGTGACACGTAGgtgtttgaaaattggtaaaaatgGTATTGCCTTAGTTTTAAACGTTTGGATGGTGAAAATTAAATGAACATTTGTGACCAATTCTACCAATATGTAGGTTTAGATTGTGTATAGTATTGAATGCAAAAGAAATTAAAGGTGTACTTTAAAATTTCAAGGCCTGAAAATTATGTCCTACCTACAGTAATCTTTTTTTTCCCTGCACATAATAAATGAAACACTACAAATTAAGCTTTAGACCAGTACCTGAAGGTCAGctacatgtaattgaaatagACTTACAATCCTTCATCCCCATAGGTGTTATGAAACATCATGTCTGTACAAGCTTGGATCCAGCCTACTTTCCACATCTGTGTGTCATTCATTGGTGACATCTCTATTGTTGCACTGACTCTACAATaattaatgttttcaaatgaaTGAATCACAAACTGTAATATACATATTCAATTGGTCATAGTTCAAAAAAAACATTTTCGATGCTCTTAATCAATACTGAATAGGTGATAtcacttttattatttttttttaaattgaatgtATGATAGTcaccataggcgtagcttgggttcgaatattaccgaggtaggggggtctggggggcgcaACCCCctagaagctatcgacattttaacaacgtaaaaggtgggtttttttttttttaccaaggcagctgcctcggttgcctcaatggaagctacgccactgagaTGTCACTTAATATTCAAATAGGTGATATCTCTTGATCAGTgtcggatttaagggggggggggggggggggggggggagcagaCAGTGTCAGACTGATTATATTGATGAAAATACTGAAGTTATAGTTACCTAAAATTTGGTGTTCTGTACTTTAACACTGATGCTGAACTTTCATCAATAGATGTTGCATGCTTTTCTATTTTGGCATGAAAGTTGAGAACTCTAATCTTCTGGTGAACTTCTTTCGAGTTATCTGTACCGATCGCAGTTTGTTTACACCATTCTTCCGGGATATTTGCGCAAACAGTCGGTTTTCcttccattttaaagatttctgtCTTTACCTTGCAGAGGAAATAGCAGAAGAGATAGTTTAATTAAGCCGCCCGTAGACGATTGTAATTTCCCGCTTCCCGAAATACTTTGCGAGGTGATTGTACGTCACAGTGAACCCACGTggaaaaaatctttgaatatttctttttcacatataattttgtagaaCTATAATATTTCTATAGTTATGTTATGTTATATAAAAACTATTAccataaatattattttaaagaaatgaattttgtaactaatataaacaaatatgtataaatagTAACATATCCCACAATTCCATGTGCAACTTCCGAATTTGAATATGGCATCACGCTGGTGAGTCGGTAAATTGTTGCGCATTGGAAATGACTTTATAGCTCATATATATTCAAGCATCCAATTGCAATGTCTGCAATTCAGCGAAGAAAGAGGCGTGCAAATGGAGGTCACAGAAAAGACACACCTGatgtaaaaattatgaaatcCATGGACTCCTTTGCTCGATCGATCTCGTCAATAGATTACCAATTGACGCAGAAATTCAGTATATGTGCCAGACCAAACTCTCAGATGGGCGGTTTAAGACCCCTAATGAAATTACTGGAGATATCATGCCACGGAATCCCGTGGTTGTTGGGAACTGTTGTGTTGCTTTTATCTGTTCACAAACCTGAACATTTAGAAATCCTAATGAATTTGTTAATCGGTAAGATATTGTGGTGCAGCACCATTGGATAATTTAATACATAATTCAGTTTTATTCGCAACCCCTATTATGATATAAATACTAAATAGCATTACTCATGAAAATCACTGCCTTCAAAACATGATTACACATAGGGAGGTGAACAGTCCATATCTCGTATCCATTATGTTCTCAAtctttatataaatatctaagttTAGAACGTAATGGATTTATAAGAAGTCCCTGTGTCTCTCCCATATCcctcttttttctctctcttcttCCTACTTCCTCTCCAGGAATAGACATATTCTTTTTGTCTTACTTGCCCAAGTAAAGCAAATCAAACTTTCAATTGTCCGAATAAATGACCTTGTGGTCCAAATTTTTACTCTGATACACCTTTCAACCAGTAATTTTGATTATCCCTCTTTGTGGATTTTCCCTCGGGCTCCCTATGCTACCAATATTGTATAAAGAGCTGACAACTGTGAATTATAACTAATgatacagggtttgacactaaggcacgtccgaccgaccgagactactaaatgataggtccggtcgggtaaaatgtttatttactagtccgactggtcgtgttaaaaatataaacaaatttaagaaactttactttaaatcataagatattttattcataacaaAAATAActgtttataataataataatttgcgagcaattttgaaccgcatgatgacaCAATCTCTATCTTTAGTTCTAATTAGTCACGGTCGTAAGTGATGTTCAACGATATCTACacattgttaatgtgtgtaaagttatgttttggttaaatagaattattgaattcattttcactaaaaaaaacaccaaaacagttcatttgaattgaatataagaaagtgtttattaaacatatgtgtgggaatgtctatataatcaaatatgaaatctcgtcctcaatgaaagcaaaagatgtctcaagaaagaaaaaaaggaaaacgttgggatgaaacaaagcagggcttatgaaatagaaatttttaaaaaaaatattgaggtcaatttattctaaatggattaaagaatttccgtgccgttaaaaatttaaagaaactgaaaatagggttgaaagtaaaagcatcaaattgaatgacgagattaaagatttttttgagagAATTAAACgcattttagttcaaacttaacgtttttcatttaaattaagtacatgtatttaggggGATGTCTTGATTTTTCT is part of the Ostrea edulis chromosome 2, xbOstEdul1.1, whole genome shotgun sequence genome and harbors:
- the LOC125678960 gene encoding protein FAM78B-like is translated as MEGKPTVCANIPEEWCKQTAIGTDNSKEVHQKIRVLNFHAKIEKHATSIDESSASVLKYRTPNFRVSATIEMSPMNDTQMWKVGWIQACTDMMFHNTYGDEGFTSWEFPELTSGQQSMISDCDGHHYPWYGSRNETVIFEGPCKMYQSATIAMNDNFHPHVTWRNPANRNQTVPNLTHICRNQTFYVWLVAWNMSDHKAYILKTVRWNMFLEIAVDPTKPQGQRAKLISNPIPKQPDVLENKIPIPRCALMPPNANSAQVLIWRPKRGPEVLIIPSVWKKDKPLEEQVIRFDSKLCKL
- the LOC125678961 gene encoding proteasome subunit beta type-7-like, with the translated sequence MFEERGIKAPTAYKTGTTIVGVVYKDGVVLGADTRATEDTVVADKNCSKIHYIADNIYCCGAGTAADTEMTTQMISSQLELHRLNTGRKPRVCTANRLLKQMLFRYQGYISAALVLGGVDSTGPHLYSVYPHGSTDKLPYVTMGSGSLAAMAVFERGFKPNMEKEEAKKLVRDAIAAGIFNDLGSGSNVDVCVITKDKVEYLRPYDEANLKGQRQGSYRYKKGTTAVLKTEVKKIPFDVVKTTVKAEPMETV